One window from the genome of Cryptomeria japonica chromosome 6, Sugi_1.0, whole genome shotgun sequence encodes:
- the LOC131053732 gene encoding uncharacterized protein LOC131053732 isoform X2, producing the protein MTNPSSMSFSNHISIDGSSENEIRPQLLESQYQQTMVFHQTADQRHEDSEVPQHSGWGQLHDYKIESSLQHPSSTTDAIGEARQVTWGDIMQVKHFVETCIKSYMTKNEVVKALSTHAKIDPCFTHLVWQRLERENNDFFRKYYIWLKVKEQILLFNHLLEQQHQVMVMESALDFQQSQLQTNMQPHVVSSELANQLMQHNIHSSHVHIGADKVDRVTERPTPMHSSIFDSTSMSNVDFNQGSAMFGNEAFFSNPSMLSGTPYTNRNMVDLNGDGFLHMGSLEGMPGTTGQSSIDRSMSDLRTVFQPNQGSFSGPSFSSSSMGPFLSTPFQNTGERRTVGPIAEPMYDSYEDKDLDDYIHMVQGRQQ; encoded by the exons ATGACAAATCCCTCTTCAATGTCCTTTTCGAACCATATTTCTATTGATGGATCATCAGAG AATGAAATAAGGCCTCAACTACTTGAGAGCCAATATCAACAAACTATGGTGTTCCATCAAACTGCAGACCAGAGGCACGAAGATTCAGAAGTTCCCCAGCATTCTGGATGGGGCCAATTACATGATTACAAGATAGAATCATCTTTGCAGCATCCCAGTTCAACAACTGATGCAATAGGGGAGGCCAGACAAGTAACATGGGGAGACATTATGCAG GTGAAGCACTTCGTAGAGACATGTATAAAGTCATACATGACTAAAAATGAGGTCGTCAAAGCGCTTTCTACTCATGCAAAAATAGACCCATGCTTTACACATCTTG TGTGGCAAAGGCTGGAAAGGGAAAACAATGATTTTTTCAGGAAGTATTATATATGGCTAAAAGTAAAAGAGCAAATTTTGCTATTCAATCATCTGCTTGAGCAACAGCACCAGGTCATGGTAATGGAAAGTGCACTAG ATTTTCAACAATCACAGCTTCAAACAAACATGCAGCCTCATGTTGTTTCCAGTGAGCTTGCTAATCAGCTTATGCAACACAACATACATTCATCCCATGTGCATATTGGAGCAGA CAAGGTAGACAGGGTCACAGAAAGGCCTACTCCCATGCATTCATCCATATTTGATTCCACATCCATGAGTAACGTGGATTTCAATCAAGGTTCAGCAATGTTTGGGAATGAAGCTTTCTTCTCTAACCCATCAATGCTATCGGGTACTCCATATACAAATCGTAATATGGTTGATCTCAATGGGGATGGATTCTTACATATGGGAAGTTTGGAAGGTATGCCAGGAACCACTGGTCAGTCTTCCATAGACAGGAGTATGTCAGACTTGAGGACAGTGTTCCAACCTAATCAAG GGAGTTTTTCTGGTCCCTCATTTTCGTCTTCCAGTATGGGTCCTTTTTTGAGTACTCCCTTTCAAAATACAG GTGAGCGCAGAACTGTTGGACCTATCGCAGAGCCTATGTATGATTCATATGAAGATAAG GATTTAGACGATTACATACATATGGTCCAAGGAAGGCAACAATGA
- the LOC131053732 gene encoding uncharacterized protein LOC131053732 isoform X1 produces MTNPSSMSFSNHISIDGSSENEIRPQLLESQYQQTMVFHQTADQRHEDSEVPQHSGWGQLHDYKIESSLQHPSSTTDAIGEARQVTWGDIMQVKHFVETCIKSYMTKNEVVKALSTHAKIDPCFTHLVWQRLERENNDFFRKYYIWLKVKEQILLFNHLLEQQHQVMVMESALDFQQSQLQTNMQPHVVSSELANQLMQHNIHSSHVHIGADSKVDRVTERPTPMHSSIFDSTSMSNVDFNQGSAMFGNEAFFSNPSMLSGTPYTNRNMVDLNGDGFLHMGSLEGMPGTTGQSSIDRSMSDLRTVFQPNQGSFSGPSFSSSSMGPFLSTPFQNTGERRTVGPIAEPMYDSYEDKDLDDYIHMVQGRQQ; encoded by the exons ATGACAAATCCCTCTTCAATGTCCTTTTCGAACCATATTTCTATTGATGGATCATCAGAG AATGAAATAAGGCCTCAACTACTTGAGAGCCAATATCAACAAACTATGGTGTTCCATCAAACTGCAGACCAGAGGCACGAAGATTCAGAAGTTCCCCAGCATTCTGGATGGGGCCAATTACATGATTACAAGATAGAATCATCTTTGCAGCATCCCAGTTCAACAACTGATGCAATAGGGGAGGCCAGACAAGTAACATGGGGAGACATTATGCAG GTGAAGCACTTCGTAGAGACATGTATAAAGTCATACATGACTAAAAATGAGGTCGTCAAAGCGCTTTCTACTCATGCAAAAATAGACCCATGCTTTACACATCTTG TGTGGCAAAGGCTGGAAAGGGAAAACAATGATTTTTTCAGGAAGTATTATATATGGCTAAAAGTAAAAGAGCAAATTTTGCTATTCAATCATCTGCTTGAGCAACAGCACCAGGTCATGGTAATGGAAAGTGCACTAG ATTTTCAACAATCACAGCTTCAAACAAACATGCAGCCTCATGTTGTTTCCAGTGAGCTTGCTAATCAGCTTATGCAACACAACATACATTCATCCCATGTGCATATTGGAGCAGA TAGCAAGGTAGACAGGGTCACAGAAAGGCCTACTCCCATGCATTCATCCATATTTGATTCCACATCCATGAGTAACGTGGATTTCAATCAAGGTTCAGCAATGTTTGGGAATGAAGCTTTCTTCTCTAACCCATCAATGCTATCGGGTACTCCATATACAAATCGTAATATGGTTGATCTCAATGGGGATGGATTCTTACATATGGGAAGTTTGGAAGGTATGCCAGGAACCACTGGTCAGTCTTCCATAGACAGGAGTATGTCAGACTTGAGGACAGTGTTCCAACCTAATCAAG GGAGTTTTTCTGGTCCCTCATTTTCGTCTTCCAGTATGGGTCCTTTTTTGAGTACTCCCTTTCAAAATACAG GTGAGCGCAGAACTGTTGGACCTATCGCAGAGCCTATGTATGATTCATATGAAGATAAG GATTTAGACGATTACATACATATGGTCCAAGGAAGGCAACAATGA